One Schistocerca cancellata isolate TAMUIC-IGC-003103 chromosome 1, iqSchCanc2.1, whole genome shotgun sequence genomic region harbors:
- the LOC126168082 gene encoding trypsin alpha-like isoform X1, producing MMRQAVLVLALAACVLAAELPVRRIPHSGPRRKFGLQHGRITGGSDASLGQFPYQVSLQWVQLGLASHMCGGSIVSASTVVTAGHCADPAYIGHYEAVAGINSLNSDGQRARVSQQVVHPDYSDVDNVAINDIAVFLLQSSFSLSGNVQAISLPTAGAVPSAGSTATLSGWGSVSTGIIPNYPDILQWVDVSIISNTECAQLLGNSPLNDENICTGPVNDGISACSGDSGGPLAQDGALIGVVSWGIVPCGSAGAPSVFTRVSAFLDFVNQYA from the exons ATGATGAGGCAGGCCGTTCTGGTGCTGGCGCTCGCTGCCTGCGTGTTGG CTGCTGAGCTGCCAGTCCGCCGTATTCCACACAGCGGACCCCGCAGGAAGTTTGGCCTGCAGCACGGTCGCATCACCGGTGGCTCAGATGCCTCCCTGG GCCAGTTCCCGTACCAGGTGTCCCTGCAGTGGGTGCAGCTGGGGCTGGCGTCCCACATGTGTGGCGGCTCCATCGTGAGCGCCAGCACCGTCGTCACCGCAGGCCACTGCGCCGACCCCGCCTACATCGGACACTACGAG GCCGTGGCTGGTATCAACTCACTGAACTCCGACGGCCAGAGGGCGCGCGTATCCCAGCAGGTAGTGCACCCAGACTACTCGGACGTTGA TAATGTCGCCATCAACGACATCGCCGTCTTCCTGCTGCAGTCCAGCTTTTCTCTGAGCGGCAACGTACAGGCCATCTCGCTGCCCACCGCTGGAGCCGTCCCCAGTG CTGGTTCGACGGCGACTCTGTCCGGCTGGGGCAGCGTCAGCACGGGTATCATACCCAACTACCCCGACATCCTGCAGTGGGTCGACGTCAGCATCATCAGCAACACCGAGTGCGCGCAGCTGCTGGGCAACAGCCCGCTCAACGATGAGAACATCTGCACCGGCCCCGTCAACGACGGCATCTCCGCCTGCTCG GGAGACTCCGGCGGACCGCTGGCCCAGGACGGAGCCCTCATCGGAGTCGTGTCTTGGGGCATCGTGCCCTGCGGCTCTGCTGGAGCGCCTTCCGTCTTCACCAGGGTGTCTGCTTTCTTGGACTTTGTCAACCAGTACGCCTGA